In Candidatus Liberibacter africanus PTSAPSY, the genomic stretch TGCAGCTTTTGATGCGGCGTCCTGAAATTAATGGTTTTATATCTGTTGCCCCACAGCCTAAAAGTTATGATTTTTCTTTCTTAGCACCCTGTCCTTCTTCTGGTTTGATTGTCAATGGCAGTAATGATCTGGTAGGCGCAACATCTGATATCAAAGAATTGGTAAACAAGCTTATGAATCAAAAAGGAATTTCTATAACCCACAAAATTATTTCTGATGCAAATCATTTTTTTGTCGGTAAAGTGGATGAATTAATAAGTGAATGTTCTCATTATCTTGATAATTCTTTAAACCAAAAATTATCCCTCTCACAACAATCTTTCAAACGTCTTCGTTGAAATATCATATTTTTCAATAGGTACTATTAGATTTTGTGAGCTTTGAGCTAAAGGATAGCCTAAAATAAGATATTAATGGGAAACTATAGGCATGGAAAAATGTTCTAGGAGTACTTGGAAACTTGCGCATGGTCGTAATATAGATATCGGCTATCAATCACTTATTATGGCGATTGTTAATGTTACACCAGATTCTTTTTCCGATGGAGGAAAGAATTTAGTTCGTGAAAAGGCTATTTCTTATTCTATTAGTTGTTTAAAAGAAGGAGCTGATATTATTGATATTGGCGGAGAATCTACGCGCCCTGATGCTATACCAGTCAGCGCAAAAGAAGAACAAAAGCGTATTATCCCAGTTATAGAAGAATTAGCTAGCCGTACGAATGCTATTATTTCCGTTGACACATATAAACCTGAAACTGCTGAATTGGCTATTAAGGCAGGAGCTCATATTGTTAATGATGTGTGTGGATTGCAAAATGATATAAATATGGCTAAGAGAATAGCAAAATATAATGCCGGTGTTTGTATTATGCACACAGGTCGTAACCGTACAAAAATTGTCGATGTTTTTGAAGATCAGTTTTACTTTTTAAATCATTCACTGGAAATTGCTTCACGTTCGGGAATTTCACGGGAACAAATAGTTATTGATCCAGGTTTTGGATTTGCCAAAAAAACTAACGAAAGCTTTGCCTTAATAGAAGGATTTTCAAAATTGAAGAATCTTGATTTCCCTATATTAGTTGGTATATCAAGAAAAAAATTATTAGGAGAAATAACACACAGTAATAAACCATTGAATTTAGATGATAGCACGGCTACAGTCAATTGCCTCCTAAGAAAAGCAGGAGCTCATATCTTTAGGGTTCATAACGTGAAAATCAATAGAGATGCTTTGCGTATAGTTGATAATGTTATGAAGACTCAATCTTAGTTTACAGATAGTAAGATGAAAAAATAATATGTTTAATACAAGTTATACAATATTTTTAAAGAATTGTTCTTTTTTTGCCTATCATGGTGTTTATAAAGAAGAACAAAGTAAAGGTCAGCAGTTTTTTATTGATATAGAAATGCGGCTTATAAAAAATTTTGTTTTAGATAATGATAATATAGAAAATACAATTGATTATAGTGACGTATTTACCGTGACAGAAAAAGTCGTTATTGGAACAAGACATAACCTT encodes the following:
- the folP gene encoding dihydropteroate synthase, coding for MEKCSRSTWKLAHGRNIDIGYQSLIMAIVNVTPDSFSDGGKNLVREKAISYSISCLKEGADIIDIGGESTRPDAIPVSAKEEQKRIIPVIEELASRTNAIISVDTYKPETAELAIKAGAHIVNDVCGLQNDINMAKRIAKYNAGVCIMHTGRNRTKIVDVFEDQFYFLNHSLEIASRSGISREQIVIDPGFGFAKKTNESFALIEGFSKLKNLDFPILVGISRKKLLGEITHSNKPLNLDDSTATVNCLLRKAGAHIFRVHNVKINRDALRIVDNVMKTQS
- the folB gene encoding dihydroneopterin aldolase encodes the protein MFNTSYTIFLKNCSFFAYHGVYKEEQSKGQQFFIDIEMRLIKNFVLDNDNIENTIDYSDVFTVTEKVVIGTRHNLIESLANEIATKLLKEFKKINHIIVTVRKPNAPIKGTLDYVEVKVEYSHEQKK